From Kineosporia succinea, the proteins below share one genomic window:
- a CDS encoding DUF1684 domain-containing protein → MTVTETDFTAQWREWQAAQEARISAPHGFLAITSLNFLTEEPQRFGDAPGEWTATDDRVTVVLADDEEITVGGQPRTGTYTFDAIPERGGVNVEWKDAVIEVAKRGGYHVVRPRHPDNALRVNFTGTPAYEPDPKWAVPAVFRRFDEPRPVTVGAAVEGLEHVYDAVGQLEFELEGQALSLTVFPGYEPGGLIVLFTDGTSGRTTYGAVRSIHLPPPADDDSVLLDFNRAGNLPCAYTALATCPLPPPGNRLTLDIEAGQKTPHEKP, encoded by the coding sequence ATGACCGTCACCGAGACCGACTTCACCGCGCAGTGGCGGGAGTGGCAGGCCGCGCAGGAGGCCAGGATCTCCGCGCCGCACGGCTTCCTGGCCATCACCAGCCTGAACTTCCTGACCGAGGAGCCGCAGCGCTTCGGTGACGCGCCGGGCGAGTGGACGGCGACGGACGACCGGGTCACGGTGGTGCTGGCCGACGACGAGGAGATCACCGTCGGCGGGCAGCCACGCACCGGCACCTACACGTTCGACGCCATTCCCGAGCGGGGCGGTGTCAACGTGGAGTGGAAGGACGCGGTGATCGAGGTGGCCAAGCGCGGCGGCTACCACGTCGTGCGCCCGCGGCACCCGGACAACGCGCTGCGGGTGAACTTCACGGGCACCCCCGCCTACGAGCCCGACCCGAAGTGGGCCGTGCCCGCGGTGTTCCGGAGGTTCGACGAACCACGCCCGGTCACGGTCGGCGCCGCGGTCGAGGGCCTGGAGCACGTCTACGACGCGGTCGGGCAGCTGGAGTTCGAGCTCGAGGGCCAGGCCCTGTCGCTCACGGTGTTCCCGGGTTACGAGCCGGGCGGCCTGATCGTGCTGTTCACCGACGGCACCTCCGGCCGGACCACCTACGGCGCGGTGCGCTCCATCCACCTGCCACCGCCCGCGGACGACGACTCGGTGCTGCTCGACTTCAACCGGGCGGGCAACCTGCCGTGCGCCTACACCGCCCTGGCGACCTGCCCGCTCCCGCCGCCCGGGAACCGGCTGACGCTGGACATCGAGGCGGGCCAGAAGACCCCGCACGAGAAGCCCTGA
- a CDS encoding LLM class flavin-dependent oxidoreductase, producing MTDELHLGVALDGAGWHPGAWRRPQARPHDLFSPRYWADLVLEAERGHLDLVTFEDALNLQSDQLGAQDDRNDRVQGRLDAVLIAARVAPLTTGIGLVPTVIATHTEPFHISKAIATLDFAARGRAGVRVQLGLWPHAFRHFGRREVPAFDLSRIGEPDQQRLLAEYFDEGADYVEVVRRLWDSWEDDAEIRDVATGRFVDRDKLHYIDFEGRWFSVKGPSITPRPPQGQPLVTALGHQEIPYQLIARATDLGFVTPNSAAEAAATSSRIAELAAGRAVSVWADLVVVLDDTEQAARDRLANLNELAGVEYTSDAKIFAGTPAQLADLLQEWDLTGYRLRPAELPHDLTQITRGLVPELQRRGVFRTEYPSNPTLRGLLGLERPANRYTSA from the coding sequence ATGACCGACGAACTGCATCTCGGCGTCGCCCTCGACGGTGCCGGCTGGCACCCCGGCGCCTGGCGGCGGCCGCAAGCCCGCCCCCACGACCTGTTCAGCCCGCGCTACTGGGCCGATCTCGTGCTCGAGGCCGAACGCGGCCACCTCGACCTCGTCACGTTCGAAGACGCGCTGAACCTGCAGTCCGACCAGCTGGGCGCGCAGGACGACCGCAACGACCGGGTGCAGGGCCGCCTCGACGCGGTGCTCATCGCCGCCCGGGTGGCCCCGCTGACCACGGGCATCGGCCTGGTGCCGACCGTGATCGCCACGCACACGGAGCCTTTCCACATCTCCAAGGCCATCGCCACCCTCGACTTCGCGGCGAGGGGCCGGGCCGGCGTGCGGGTGCAGCTGGGGCTGTGGCCGCACGCGTTCCGGCACTTCGGCCGTCGTGAGGTCCCGGCGTTCGACCTGTCCCGGATCGGTGAGCCCGACCAGCAGCGGCTCCTGGCCGAGTACTTCGACGAGGGAGCCGATTACGTCGAGGTGGTGCGCCGCCTCTGGGACAGCTGGGAGGACGACGCCGAGATCCGTGACGTCGCCACCGGCCGCTTCGTCGACCGGGACAAGCTGCACTACATCGACTTCGAGGGCCGCTGGTTCTCGGTGAAGGGCCCGTCGATCACCCCGCGGCCGCCGCAGGGGCAGCCACTGGTGACGGCTCTGGGGCACCAGGAGATCCCGTACCAGCTGATCGCCAGGGCCACCGATCTCGGGTTCGTGACGCCGAACAGCGCGGCTGAGGCTGCAGCGACGTCCTCGAGAATCGCGGAGCTCGCTGCCGGCCGGGCCGTCAGTGTCTGGGCCGACCTCGTGGTGGTTCTCGACGACACCGAGCAGGCCGCCCGCGACCGCCTGGCGAACCTGAACGAGCTGGCCGGCGTCGAATACACCAGTGACGCCAAGATCTTCGCCGGTACGCCGGCCCAGCTGGCCGACCTTCTGCAGGAGTGGGACCTGACCGGCTACCGGCTGCGCCCGGCCGAGCTGCCGCACGACCTGACGCAGATCACCCGGGGCCTGGTGCCGGAACTGCAGCGGCGCGGCGTCTTCCGCACCGAGTACCCGTCGAACCCGACGTTGCGGGGCCTGCTCGGCCTGGAACGTCCGGCCAACCGCTACACCAGCGCCTGA
- a CDS encoding NtaA/DmoA family FMN-dependent monooxygenase (This protein belongs to a clade of FMN-dependent monooxygenases, within a broader family of flavin-dependent oxidoreductases, the luciferase-like monooxygenase (LMM) family, some of whose members use coenzyme F420 rather than FMN.) gives MVKQVHLAAHFPGVNNTTVWSDPAAGSHIEFDSFKRFAQTAERGFFDFLFLAEGLRLREQKGRIYDLDVVGRPDTFTVLAALAAVTEHLGLTGTINSTFNEPYEVARQFASLDHLSQGRAAWNVVTSWDRFTGENFRRGGYLAQEDRYERARTFLQTVNELWDSWSGVSVVADKESGRFLSEAGPGRFRHEDRFFDIEGQFNVPRSPQGRPVIFQAGDSEDGREFAAQGADAIFSRYATLTEGKAFYEDVKGRLAKYGRSRDDLLILPAASFVLGDTDAEAEELAHQVRRAQVSPQTARNFLEQLWNTDLADFDVDGPLPSFDPAVEGDLISKGRASVRQLAKDPVALANEWRAKAEAEKLSARDLVIEVTGRQTFIGAPATVADRIDEFVQQDVSDGFILVPHITPDGLAPFVDQVVPLLQEKGVYRTEYDGTTLRDNLGLKYP, from the coding sequence ATGGTCAAGCAGGTTCACCTCGCGGCGCACTTCCCGGGCGTCAACAACACCACGGTGTGGAGCGACCCGGCGGCGGGCAGCCACATCGAGTTCGACTCGTTCAAGCGCTTCGCGCAGACCGCCGAGCGCGGGTTCTTCGACTTCCTGTTCCTGGCCGAGGGCCTGCGCCTGCGCGAGCAGAAGGGCCGGATCTACGACCTCGACGTGGTCGGTCGCCCCGACACCTTCACCGTGCTCGCGGCGCTGGCCGCGGTCACCGAGCACCTGGGCCTGACCGGCACCATCAACTCCACGTTCAACGAGCCCTACGAGGTGGCCCGGCAGTTCGCCAGCCTCGACCACCTCTCGCAGGGCCGCGCGGCCTGGAACGTGGTGACGAGCTGGGACCGGTTCACCGGTGAGAACTTCCGGCGCGGAGGCTATCTCGCGCAGGAGGACCGGTACGAGCGGGCCCGCACGTTCCTGCAGACGGTGAACGAGCTGTGGGACTCCTGGAGCGGGGTCTCGGTGGTGGCGGACAAGGAGTCGGGGCGGTTCCTCTCGGAAGCGGGGCCGGGCCGGTTCCGGCACGAAGACCGGTTCTTCGACATCGAGGGCCAGTTCAACGTGCCTCGCAGTCCCCAGGGCCGTCCGGTGATCTTCCAGGCCGGTGACTCCGAGGACGGCCGGGAGTTCGCGGCCCAGGGAGCGGACGCGATCTTCTCCCGCTATGCCACCCTGACCGAGGGCAAGGCGTTCTACGAGGACGTGAAGGGCCGCCTGGCGAAGTACGGCCGTTCCCGCGACGACCTGCTGATCCTGCCCGCCGCCAGCTTCGTGCTGGGGGACACCGACGCCGAGGCCGAGGAGCTGGCCCACCAGGTGCGCCGGGCGCAGGTGTCCCCGCAGACCGCCCGCAACTTCCTCGAGCAGCTCTGGAACACGGACCTGGCCGACTTCGACGTGGACGGCCCGCTGCCGTCGTTCGACCCGGCGGTCGAGGGGGACCTCATCTCCAAGGGCCGGGCCAGCGTGCGTCAGCTCGCGAAGGACCCGGTGGCGCTGGCGAACGAGTGGCGGGCCAAGGCCGAGGCGGAGAAGCTCTCGGCGCGTGACCTGGTCATCGAGGTCACCGGCCGGCAGACGTTCATCGGGGCGCCGGCCACGGTCGCCGACCGCATCGACGAGTTCGTGCAGCAGGACGTGTCGGACGGGTTCATCCTCGTCCCGCACATCACCCCCGACGGCCTGGCGCCGTTCGTGGACCAGGTGGTGCCGCTGCTGCAGGAGAAGGGCGTCTACCGCACGGAGTACGACGGCACGACGCTGCGCGACAATCTCGGCCTGAAGTACCCCTGA
- a CDS encoding class I SAM-dependent methyltransferase, which produces MADTHENAYDEFAEAYAAMNETGSWNAHYERPATLALAGEVAGLRVLDAGCGPGILTQELTRRGATVTGVDASEQMLGLARRRLGGSATFARADLGKPLPFADASFDLVTASLVMHYIEDWSVPLGEFRRVLTRDGRLVFSTHHPTMDFHISGADDYFATYQFDDEWFHGDIVMKMRFWHRPLRAMTRALGEAGFGIDVIDEPDPEESVRESEPRAWESLSTKPAFLFFRAFPRYSA; this is translated from the coding sequence ATGGCCGACACTCATGAGAACGCCTACGACGAGTTCGCCGAGGCGTACGCCGCGATGAACGAGACCGGCTCGTGGAACGCACATTACGAGCGGCCGGCGACCCTGGCCCTGGCCGGTGAGGTCGCCGGCCTGCGCGTGCTGGACGCCGGTTGCGGGCCGGGAATCCTGACGCAGGAGCTGACCCGGCGGGGTGCGACGGTGACCGGGGTGGATGCCAGTGAGCAGATGCTGGGGCTGGCCCGGCGTCGTCTGGGGGGCTCAGCGACCTTCGCGCGCGCGGACCTCGGAAAGCCGCTGCCCTTCGCGGACGCCTCCTTCGACCTCGTCACCGCGTCGCTGGTCATGCACTACATCGAAGACTGGTCGGTGCCGCTGGGCGAGTTCCGCCGGGTGCTGACCCGGGACGGGCGGCTGGTGTTCTCGACCCACCACCCGACGATGGATTTCCACATCTCCGGCGCGGACGACTACTTCGCCACCTACCAGTTCGACGACGAATGGTTCCACGGCGACATCGTGATGAAGATGCGCTTCTGGCACCGGCCGCTGCGGGCGATGACCCGGGCGCTGGGTGAGGCCGGGTTCGGCATCGACGTGATCGACGAGCCGGATCCGGAGGAGTCGGTGCGGGAGAGCGAGCCGCGGGCCTGGGAGTCGCTCTCGACCAAGCCGGCCTTCCTGTTCTTCCGGGCCTTCCCAAGGTATAGCGCATAG
- a CDS encoding glycosyltransferase — protein MRVVLSTYGSRGDVEPLAALAVELRNRGTDAVVAAPPDDDFAELLERVGVPLVGAGQAVKEMIAEVSRKQGPNVGRRLPLEELQFRAHRIVASQYEAVLSSVRTGDVVVGTGLMPAACGARSAADQLGLRWVSVRFQPTTLPSPDHPPYPYPGRPLPEGLGNAELWEYDRETMKVVFGGVFNEHRQAVGLPPVDDVRSYIFTDEPWLAADPLLAPAPSGVEVVQTGAWIRPDNRPLPPELEEFLTSGEPPVYVGFGSMGLQQNLHEAGRAAVTAARGHGRRVVLASGWAELALADDDKDCFRVGEINQQALFARCATVIHHGGAGTTTTATRAGAPQIIVPQVVDQPYFARRVAELGVGVAHEGSVPSAGSLTEGLSTTLSPDVARRAHEVAGKISDQGTRVAAELLGG, from the coding sequence GTGAGAGTTGTTCTGTCGACGTACGGTTCGCGAGGAGACGTGGAGCCGCTGGCCGCCCTGGCGGTCGAGCTGCGCAACCGGGGCACCGACGCCGTGGTCGCCGCCCCGCCCGACGACGACTTCGCCGAGTTGCTCGAGCGCGTGGGGGTGCCGTTGGTGGGTGCGGGCCAGGCGGTGAAGGAAATGATCGCCGAGGTCTCGCGCAAGCAGGGGCCGAACGTGGGCCGCCGGCTGCCGCTCGAGGAGCTGCAGTTCCGCGCGCACCGCATCGTCGCGAGTCAGTACGAGGCGGTGCTGTCGTCGGTGAGAACGGGGGACGTGGTGGTCGGCACCGGGCTGATGCCCGCGGCCTGCGGGGCCCGGTCCGCGGCCGACCAGCTCGGCCTGCGCTGGGTGTCGGTGCGGTTCCAGCCGACCACGCTCCCGTCGCCCGACCATCCGCCCTACCCGTACCCCGGACGCCCGTTGCCGGAAGGTCTGGGCAACGCGGAGCTGTGGGAGTACGACCGGGAGACGATGAAGGTCGTCTTCGGCGGGGTGTTCAACGAGCACCGCCAGGCCGTGGGGCTGCCGCCGGTGGACGACGTGCGCTCGTACATCTTCACCGACGAGCCGTGGCTGGCGGCCGATCCGCTGCTGGCCCCGGCGCCCTCGGGCGTCGAGGTGGTGCAGACGGGCGCCTGGATCCGGCCCGACAACAGGCCCCTGCCCCCGGAACTCGAGGAGTTCCTCACTTCCGGCGAACCGCCCGTGTACGTCGGTTTCGGCAGCATGGGCCTGCAGCAGAACCTGCACGAGGCCGGCCGGGCGGCCGTCACGGCGGCGCGCGGTCACGGCCGGCGCGTGGTGCTGGCCAGCGGCTGGGCGGAGCTCGCGCTCGCGGACGACGACAAGGACTGCTTCCGGGTCGGCGAGATCAACCAGCAGGCCCTGTTCGCCCGGTGCGCCACGGTGATCCACCACGGCGGCGCGGGCACGACCACCACGGCCACCCGCGCGGGTGCGCCGCAGATCATCGTGCCCCAGGTGGTCGACCAGCCCTACTTCGCGCGCCGGGTCGCCGAGCTGGGCGTCGGGGTGGCGCACGAGGGCAGTGTCCCCTCGGCGGGGTCGCTGACCGAGGGCTTGAGCACGACGCTGTCGCCGGACGTCGCCCGGCGGGCCCACGAGGTGGCGGGGAAGATCAGTGATCAGGGGACGCGGGTGGCGGCGGAACTCTTAGGAGGCTGA
- a CDS encoding cupin domain-containing protein yields the protein MPAVHLTPDDHGGEPVRTPSGVLLPPGIDPFHTRLHQIAPADLAGQTTQTSGMKRLEAVSGKTVGARNLWMGQTHVPALTNSGNHHHGASETAIYVVSGHPVFVFVDLDGPEPVERRIETSPGDYVFVPPWVPHREENPDPSHEALVVIARTTQEAVVVNLDALDWSEVTLPG from the coding sequence ATGCCCGCGGTCCACCTCACCCCCGACGACCACGGCGGCGAGCCCGTGCGCACCCCCAGCGGGGTGCTCCTGCCGCCGGGCATCGACCCGTTCCACACCCGTCTGCACCAGATCGCTCCCGCGGACCTGGCCGGGCAGACCACCCAGACATCCGGCATGAAGCGGCTCGAGGCCGTGAGCGGCAAGACCGTGGGCGCCCGGAACCTGTGGATGGGCCAGACCCACGTCCCCGCCCTCACCAACTCCGGCAACCATCACCACGGCGCCTCCGAGACCGCCATCTACGTGGTCTCGGGGCACCCGGTGTTCGTGTTCGTCGACCTCGACGGCCCCGAGCCGGTCGAGCGCCGCATCGAGACCTCGCCGGGCGACTACGTGTTCGTGCCGCCGTGGGTGCCGCACCGCGAGGAGAACCCGGACCCCTCCCACGAGGCGCTGGTGGTCATCGCCCGCACCACGCAGGAGGCGGTCGTGGTCAACCTCGACGCCCTCGACTGGTCGGAGGTCACGCTGCCGGGGTGA
- a CDS encoding LysR family transcriptional regulator yields MSQILDIAPLRSFVAVADTGGFQRAATSLHLSQAAVSQHVRKLEHATGRPLVERHGRGSRLTADGERLLTQARRILALHDETLRSFGRSDTETVVIGSTEHAAAQLLPFLSSQLARSLPEHRIRFRLDRGTGLREGLSEGRVDLALLLGPADDLRATPVGELDLTWYAAPTWQRPPAPAPLPVVAFDQPCALRSRALETLAENGIPAMVNAEAIQLAGVQAAVGAGLGVALMATLGQTPEGLLPRPDLPTPKPLPLAVWSRQGLPARTAAPVAEALRRLLGEPGAHTTSPRNTGSPRTSGSSHVDVEYAQGA; encoded by the coding sequence ATGAGTCAGATACTGGACATCGCTCCGCTCCGCAGTTTCGTCGCGGTCGCGGACACCGGCGGTTTCCAGCGCGCGGCCACGTCGCTGCACCTCAGCCAGGCGGCGGTGAGCCAGCACGTGCGCAAGCTGGAGCACGCCACCGGGCGGCCGCTGGTCGAGCGGCACGGGCGCGGGTCACGCCTGACCGCCGACGGCGAGCGCCTGCTCACGCAGGCCCGGCGCATCCTGGCCCTGCACGACGAGACGCTGCGCAGTTTCGGGCGCAGCGACACCGAGACGGTGGTGATCGGCTCGACCGAGCACGCCGCCGCGCAGCTGCTGCCGTTCCTGTCGTCGCAGCTGGCCCGTTCGCTGCCCGAGCACCGCATCCGCTTCCGCCTCGACCGCGGGACCGGTCTGCGCGAGGGCCTGTCCGAGGGCCGCGTCGACCTGGCCCTGCTGCTCGGCCCGGCCGACGACCTGCGAGCCACCCCGGTCGGGGAACTCGACCTGACCTGGTACGCGGCGCCCACCTGGCAGCGCCCGCCGGCCCCGGCGCCGCTTCCCGTGGTGGCGTTCGACCAGCCCTGCGCTCTGCGCAGCCGGGCGCTGGAAACCCTTGCGGAAAATGGTATCCCGGCTATGGTTAACGCCGAGGCGATCCAGCTGGCCGGCGTGCAGGCGGCGGTCGGGGCCGGTCTCGGCGTCGCGCTGATGGCCACGCTGGGCCAGACGCCCGAGGGTCTCCTCCCCCGTCCCGACCTGCCCACCCCGAAGCCCCTGCCGCTGGCCGTGTGGTCACGCCAGGGTCTGCCCGCCCGCACCGCGGCGCCGGTCGCCGAGGCACTGCGCCGGCTGCTGGGCGAGCCCGGCGCGCACACCACCTCGCCTCGGAACACCGGTTCGCCCCGCACCAGCGGCTCATCTCACGTCGACGTCGAATACGCCCAGGGAGCCTGA
- a CDS encoding NtaA/DmoA family FMN-dependent monooxygenase (This protein belongs to a clade of FMN-dependent monooxygenases, within a broader family of flavin-dependent oxidoreductases, the luciferase-like monooxygenase (LMM) family, some of whose members use coenzyme F420 rather than FMN.) encodes MPPSPDEKPRRQLKLGAVLLGVGGPGQHRAWLDPSIPADASVDVRWYIDRAREAEAAGFDHVFIVDSQFITPDSPNHYLSRLEPLTLLSAIAVHTEHIGLVGTLTTSYNEPFNVARRLASLDHISGGRAGWNVVTSGDAGTAGNYSRDAHFDYATRYGRALEHVRVVQGLWDSYEPGALPRDRDREVFLDPTKLHALQHVGEHFSVVGPLNLERTPQGQPVIFQAGDSEEGRDLGAEIADAVFTHAQTLEQAVAFRTELRRRAAEKGRDPENVLIVPGIHVVIADTDEEARARQDAALGARSFEKALAELGRPFGWHDFSQYDLDAPFPSVAAAGELSFRTQAEAITRQAEHHGWTLRQVVEHQLASGRSPFVGSPLTVANEIQRWFDGGGLDGINVTVNAPAEFARFTGQVLPILRERGVVRREYESSTLRGNLGLPIPPNRYVPA; translated from the coding sequence ATGCCTCCGAGCCCCGACGAAAAGCCCCGCCGACAGCTGAAACTCGGTGCCGTGCTGCTGGGTGTGGGCGGCCCGGGTCAGCATCGCGCCTGGCTCGACCCGAGCATCCCGGCCGACGCCAGCGTCGACGTGCGCTGGTACATCGACCGTGCCCGGGAGGCCGAGGCGGCGGGATTCGACCACGTCTTCATCGTCGACAGCCAGTTCATCACCCCGGACTCGCCGAATCACTACCTCAGCCGTCTCGAGCCGCTCACCCTGCTGTCCGCGATCGCCGTGCACACCGAGCACATCGGGCTGGTCGGCACCCTCACCACCTCGTACAACGAGCCGTTCAACGTGGCCCGGCGCCTCGCCTCGCTCGACCACATCAGCGGCGGCCGGGCCGGCTGGAACGTCGTGACCAGCGGCGACGCCGGCACCGCGGGCAACTACAGCCGTGACGCCCACTTCGACTACGCCACCCGCTACGGCCGCGCCCTCGAGCACGTGCGCGTGGTGCAGGGCCTCTGGGACTCCTACGAACCCGGCGCCCTGCCCCGCGACCGAGACCGCGAGGTCTTCCTCGACCCCACGAAACTGCACGCGCTGCAACACGTCGGCGAGCACTTCTCCGTCGTCGGCCCCCTCAACCTCGAGCGCACCCCTCAGGGCCAGCCGGTCATCTTCCAGGCCGGTGACTCCGAGGAGGGCCGCGACCTGGGTGCCGAGATCGCCGACGCCGTCTTCACCCACGCCCAGACCCTCGAGCAGGCCGTGGCCTTCCGCACCGAGCTCCGCCGCCGCGCCGCCGAGAAGGGCCGCGACCCCGAGAACGTGCTGATCGTGCCCGGCATCCACGTGGTCATCGCCGACACCGACGAGGAGGCCCGGGCCCGGCAGGACGCCGCTCTCGGCGCCAGGAGCTTCGAGAAGGCGCTCGCCGAGCTGGGGCGGCCCTTCGGCTGGCACGACTTCTCGCAGTACGACCTCGACGCGCCGTTCCCCTCGGTCGCGGCCGCCGGCGAGCTCAGCTTCCGTACCCAGGCCGAGGCGATCACCCGTCAGGCAGAGCACCATGGGTGGACGCTCCGGCAGGTCGTGGAGCACCAGCTGGCTTCCGGCCGATCACCTTTCGTCGGCTCGCCCCTGACCGTCGCGAACGAGATCCAGCGCTGGTTCGACGGCGGGGGACTCGACGGGATCAACGTCACCGTCAACGCCCCGGCCGAGTTCGCCCGGTTCACCGGGCAGGTGCTGCCGATCCTGCGCGAGCGCGGCGTGGTGCGCCGTGAGTACGAGTCCAGCACCCTGCGCGGCAATCTCGGCCTGCCGATCCCCCCGAACCGTTACGTCCCGGCCTGA
- a CDS encoding ABC transporter substrate-binding protein produces the protein MNPSRRTLLSGLLGLPVLGATLAACGGGSGSGAAAGAATLKWASSYFPTHWDPVVGGSGAQFRHLSLVYASITRVNEKGEAQPDLAESWDYNDQGDQVTFHIRSGLTFSDGTPVDADAVKQAVDRARTQENSALFGDLTSIDKVTTEGDLDVVVHLTQVDYQIPLLFGERVLQVASPKAAADAAALDQQPVGHGPFVATQIIPGTKAVLEKNPDYWDAANIHIDKVELVAAPDASTVVSGLQTGVYNFADLAASQAKAAESAGLDVFVQPGYNASNLSLNVNRKPFDDPKVVEAVRHGLNRQEFVDKLTFGYGTPATQPFPEEYIAYDPQSADLWPYDVAKAKAALAQSRYSGDDLKVELVIPDEDPSAEIVQAQLAAIGITVTITIDKNWATPFFAKDLVASLYGTTGRDSPLQTLTAHFGPNGPLNLSTPYEPDGFEDAVAKVRQTPLEDAAYAENLQAATRAGLVSEALVFTYSQPSVYVKDPSISDIPANPGHVNWTGVKIT, from the coding sequence ATGAATCCCAGTCGCCGTACCCTGCTTTCCGGCCTCCTCGGCCTACCTGTCCTCGGCGCGACCCTCGCGGCCTGCGGCGGCGGTTCGGGCTCGGGGGCCGCGGCCGGCGCCGCCACCCTGAAGTGGGCCTCGTCGTACTTCCCCACCCACTGGGACCCGGTGGTCGGCGGCAGCGGCGCCCAGTTCCGGCACCTGTCGCTGGTCTACGCCTCGATCACCCGCGTGAACGAGAAGGGTGAGGCCCAGCCCGATCTGGCCGAGAGCTGGGACTACAACGACCAGGGTGACCAGGTCACGTTCCACATCCGCTCCGGCCTGACGTTCAGCGACGGCACGCCGGTGGACGCGGACGCGGTCAAGCAGGCCGTCGACCGGGCGAGGACCCAGGAGAACTCGGCCCTGTTCGGTGACCTCACGTCGATCGACAAGGTCACCACCGAGGGCGATCTCGACGTGGTGGTGCACCTGACCCAGGTCGACTACCAGATCCCGCTGCTGTTCGGCGAGCGCGTGCTGCAGGTGGCCAGCCCGAAGGCCGCGGCCGACGCCGCCGCTCTCGACCAGCAGCCGGTCGGGCACGGGCCGTTCGTGGCCACGCAGATCATCCCGGGCACCAAGGCGGTGCTGGAGAAGAACCCGGACTACTGGGACGCCGCCAACATCCACATCGACAAGGTCGAGCTGGTGGCCGCGCCCGACGCGTCCACCGTGGTCTCGGGTCTGCAGACCGGGGTGTACAACTTCGCCGACCTGGCCGCGAGCCAGGCCAAGGCGGCCGAGAGCGCGGGTCTGGACGTGTTCGTGCAGCCGGGCTACAACGCCTCGAACCTGAGCCTGAACGTGAACAGGAAGCCGTTCGACGACCCGAAGGTGGTGGAGGCCGTGCGTCACGGCCTGAACCGCCAGGAGTTCGTGGACAAGCTGACCTTCGGCTACGGCACGCCGGCGACGCAGCCGTTCCCGGAGGAGTACATCGCCTACGACCCGCAGTCGGCCGACCTGTGGCCCTACGACGTGGCGAAGGCCAAAGCGGCCCTGGCGCAGTCGAGGTACTCGGGTGACGACCTGAAGGTCGAGCTGGTCATCCCGGACGAGGACCCGTCCGCCGAGATCGTCCAGGCGCAGCTGGCCGCGATCGGGATCACGGTCACCATCACGATCGACAAGAACTGGGCGACCCCGTTCTTCGCCAAGGACCTGGTGGCCTCGCTCTACGGCACCACCGGGCGCGACTCGCCGCTGCAGACCCTCACCGCGCACTTCGGCCCGAACGGCCCGCTGAACCTCAGCACCCCCTACGAGCCGGACGGTTTCGAGGACGCGGTGGCGAAGGTGCGCCAGACCCCGCTGGAAGACGCCGCGTACGCGGAGAACCTGCAGGCGGCCACCCGGGCCGGGCTGGTCAGCGAGGCGCTGGTCTTCACCTACTCGCAGCCCAGCGTGTACGTGAAAGACCCCTCGATCAGCGACATCCCGGCCAACCCGGGGCACGTCAACTGGACCGGCGTGAAGATCACCTGA